The Paralichthys olivaceus isolate ysfri-2021 chromosome 2, ASM2471397v2, whole genome shotgun sequence genomic interval TGCCGGTGAAGTTGATTCCTGCAAGGTGCTCAGAGGAGGTGACGGAGTCTCCGAACACGGGGCCATCAGCTGGGAGGAACTGGATGATGTTTGGCGGAAGACCACACTCCCTCAAGACTCTGTAGACGGCGTAGCTCGCAGAGATGGCGGCGTCACTGGGCTTCCACAGAACCACGTTACCCTGAGAAAAGATCAGTCTGTTGATCCTCAGACACTCGTCATTCCTTCAGTGATAATGTTGTGTATCAAtaatcacaaacacatcaccACAGCTGACAGAGACCATGAGTCCACACTCACCATCAGAGTCGGGGTTCCCGCCAGGTTTCCACCAATAGCAGTGAAGTTAAATGGAGCCACAGCTGCTACAAAGCCCtgagcaagagaagaagagatgagaCCAGCACCAGAGGCTCAATCATCCCTCAGGACAAACTCTGCGACCTGCAGAAGAAACTGTCGCTGTAATGACACCTCCTCACCTCCAGGCCGCGGTACAGCATCGTGTTAGTGCTTCCCTCTGCGTCGATCGGCTGCTGACTCTCCAGCTCGACGGCGTGTTTGGCGTTGAACCTGAAGAAGTCGATGAGCTCTGCAGCGGCGTCGATCTCGGCCTGGATGACCGTCTTCCCCTGCAGCgaagaggtcagaggttaaCGAGGTTAACGCAGAGCGAGCGTCTGTGAGAACGACACGTTCCTTAAACGCAGCGTCTGTCTGACCTCGTCACTGACTCTGATCAAACTGACTCCGCTGGTCTCGTCTCACGTACCTGTCCGATCATGGTCTTGGCGAGGATCTCTGCTCTCCTCGGTCCACTGATGACATCAGCAGCTTTGAACAGGACCTGAGCTCGGTCCTGAACCGGTTTCAGGTCCCACTCTCTCCTCGCCGCCATGGACGCCAGGATGGCTTTGTTGATGAgctcctgaggaggaggagagctgtgAGAGTGTGCAGAAAATACAATAGCTCCCCCTGCTGGTCGGAGTCAGATCCACTGATTCGAGCAGCTTCATGTGACtcagacaataaaaaaagatttgttctAAAAccactttgacctctgacctctgcagtaGAAACGGTGAACCTCAGACAAAGTTAGTAAAAGATAAAGTTAATAAACCATAACAGATGATAAAAGTACTGAAACTATGCTACATgaacttttatcatttaaaccGTGTGTCCGTCCTAAACAAGATTCTCTGTCACACctgatcctttttctttgctcagagtcaagtataggtagactcCGCCCACGTatgtgatgacgacaggacgtacgtGAGACAAAATTCTTTCGTCCCTGAATCAGCAGACTCAGAGTCATGGCAccaacacaaaccacagcttCTTCCCCATGGCTGTGAAGAGACTGCTGCAGGAATCATCATCACGACCCCCCCCTCACTCCTGATACTGACTACTACTCTTTTTAAACTTTCTACattgcactttattttttttactatttatattaccttttaatatattttatgccCATTGTAGCTGCTAAAGTACAAGAGATGCGACCGAACAAAATGTCGCTGCACTTattgcaatgacaataaagcttCTTTATTCTAacagatgaaacatgaacaaacatgaacaaacatgaacaaacatgaacaaacatgaacagaTGCTCTGACAGAATGTGTTCTAGGTGCGTTCAACACGATTCTTACCTTGTCAGCGTAGCAGAACTTCGCCACCTTGTGTGAGTGGTTGAACGGCTGTGAACACAGACAGAATCAGTTACTCATGGATTCGTCTCTTCAGTGTGTGAACTGTGTCTCTATCACTGACTCACTGATAACTGATATCTGACGTCTGACGTCCACACATGTTCGTCTCCCACCACACACGGGATCTCCTCTGTCGCCCCCTTCAGGCCATCCAGGGCCTGAAACACCAGAGGTCAGGATGAAGCAGGTGTTCGCACGGAGTTTTCTCCAGATCAACTTTTCTTTAGTGTGGACGGGGATTCAAACTGATACAGAGACAAGACACTTGTGTGACAGTTTGACAATATCAAAAACCTCAGATTCACCTTCAGCAGCTCGACTCTCTCTGAACTCCCTTCAGTGAACGACAGGATGGGCTCGTTCTTCACCTGTACCCCCGCACATGCACTCGTCCtcaacctacacacacacacacacacacacacacacacacacagtgagagagagaggcaacaGGTTAAAGTTTATCCAGATGACAAACTTGTGATGTGACGCTGCGACCAGGTGAAGGTCGTCTGTCTCGCAGCTTCAGGACTGAagccaaatgtgtgtttgatcaGCACTTGTCAGTTCCATGTGTGAACTCTTCAAAGACGTGATTCCAGAGGCTCGACACGTCATCCCCTCCGACTAGATTTCTAGCAGCTAAATATCCAGactacagccaatcagagagcaggaCAGGGTGAAGGTGCTATAAAGTTAAAGCTCCTCCTGGTAAAAGATGGTAAAGTGTCAGACCACCTGTCGTCAGTCAGTCCTGAAGCATGAACTCACAGACTGTAAAACTCCTGGAGTGTGAAccagtctgtttgttttctcactgcttcagttcagtttgatccagtttgaaaacaaacctcagCGGCTCGGAGCGTCGTCTGCTCCGCATTTATGATTAACTGAAGGTCGGGGGGGTCAAGCTGTAACAGCCTGTTTCTACATGTGAGTCGCCAGCAGAGACGCCAGCAGAGACACATCTGGAGCAAGTTCAGTTTCTCCTGTTCTTACAGAcgtcacagaaaaacaaacgcTTGTTCTTTCCGAGAATCGGATTCTCAGAACTCGGAGGGAGAACGTGCAGAGAAGTTGAACCTGACTCCAGCTGATATCTGATCTGAGTACAGCACATGTACCACACATAactacacacactaacacacaactacacacaatcTTTCAGCTTTCAGATCTGCACAGAACATTTTCTGCATCtcagtaaaatgtccagaaaatgacccaatgagagaaaatgtctcctcttctcactttataacgtcagtaaactttgtcctcaggagtttgtctcagtctctagtttacagctgatgttcatttatcaaTTATGTCCTTCAGCTcccagtcaggctccacccccccgctcctccaaatatggttacttctggtttcagaAGACCAAGTTGGAGCTGAACACAATGTGAAACTGGTTTATTAGTACACGTCACTCTGACAGTCCGCGGCTGACACGCCTGTTCACGatgctcctgctgcagctccgaGATGGAGACCGTGATGGAAGAACCAAGATGGCCACggacttttatttatatttgtacctgcacaaacacaccagagcAAATTCTTAGTATGTGTGaacctacttggcaataaacccagattgtgatttttgttttgaatggaGACGCCACAAGTTCAAGTTAAGCCTTTTTCAATTTCATCATGAGTTTAACACTCTTAACCAGAAACAGCCCAATGACACTGAACTAATCtaaatagaaaacagaaaaagaattCTCCAGTCACgagtttaaaatgttaatgagcCGTGTCCCCTGTGACAACTGGAACAGGGACCTGGATTCGAGCTGTGCAGGGCCCTCAGAGTCCCTTAGAACGCCCCTGTGTGTCACCAGGAACCAAACACTGCTACGATCATTTCAGTTATATAACAGAACGTTTCACAGCCTCCATTTTGAGGTGAAGCTCAGGTTAACGAGCTGTGactctgcacctgaacacaacacctCCATGTGATTGacaacattcaacatgtgaTCACTGATCGATCACATCGGTCATCGATTAACTGTCTCATCAGAGCGACGGAAGAGCTTCAACCTGTCAATCACCCGCGGACACGGTACAAAGCATGTGGTGCAGAAACACGTCTCACCGGGGGGACAGGGGACAGGTGGGGGACAGGGGACAGGCTAACTTTAGCTTTAATCAGCTAACAAGAGCTAGCAGGAGCTAACTTTAGCTAACTTTAGCTAACTTTAGCTAACATGCTGGAGACGTCACCCCGGGGTGAGGCGGTCTCGTGTCCGCTCATGTGAGCCTGTCTCTGGGTACCTACCCCCGCCAGGACCGAGCCACCGCCGCCCTCACACGGAGCATGTTCCCCCGCTGGCTGGAAAGCAGAACCGACAGAAAGCAGCGGACAGACCGTGACACTGAGCCGCAGGACAGACACCGACACACGGATCGGTCACTGACCGGGAGTCGATCCAGATCCAGACTCCACCACCGACTGAGGGGGCGTCACCGCGACTGAGGGCTGAAGCTCAAACACTTCCGATGCAATGACGTCAATGATCAGTGATCAGTGATTGGAACTGATCGGTGATCAGATCAGACCACTGATCAGTGACCGAACCAAGATGTTCTATTGATTCTAATCTGACACATCCGTTCATCACCCCCCTCTCTGTCAGTTGGAACGTTCCACAGGCGGGTGTGTTTCCGGCCAATCAGAGAACAGTAAAATatcctcagccaatcacagaccGCAGCTCCACGTGATGTCTTTTTTATGTAAACTGCTTTATTGACAAACAGCAGTGACGTCAGGATCACGAACGTTTTCACACGTGTTGTTCTGACGTCACTAAACAGGATGTTTATCATTCAAACATTTCAGTTAAGAAGGtttaatggggggggggggggctctgtcTCCACTGGGACTCCTCAGGACACAGATCTCAGATGGTCCTGGATTGGTCCTGGATCTTCTCCAGATCCTCTTCCCGCCCCTGGTGTTTCTCCAGCATGTTCCTCCCTGCAGATGTTTCCGTTCCTGAGTGTCGTGCTGAACTCCAGCTGCTGCGGATCCTCAGGGTTCTCCaggttttctggaagctggtgaagaaaggagaactcaggcagcagatGATGTCTCAGCAGAAGATTCGagtgtagacttgatgcatcaaagagaccagaaggtggatcAACATACCAACGCTAACAGAAACATGAgtaactgccccccccccccaagtctGCAGACCACAGCCTCCCCATATACCCCCCCACCCTgcatcacccattctaacagcacatccatgaatgacTACAGTTCTCACTCTCTATGTGACATGTAGGTGTTTGCTTCCTATTGGACAGTTAAATCTAGATGTTTGTCCTTTATCCAGCTCCCTGCGTCCTCTCAGGGTTCGGTCTCAGGATGTTGGACGTGGGGTTGAACCCTTCATGCTTTGTGAGGAGCTTCCTTGTCTCGAcatcaggaggaggaagatgtgtCGATGGCTCGGTCCGACCTTGttctttatattattatcatctgCTCCGTCATGAGATGGTTCTGCTTTTGTTCTTTGGACCATGAATCTTCTCTGTGGACAAATAAAATCTCTTTGACTTGATTCTTTTATTCAAcatctgttttctcttcagaGTCTCCATCTGTGGTGTGATTGGTCGAGGATAATGTCAAGAAATGTCCTCGGCACTGAAGCGTGTGAGACgctcaggtgtgtctcaggttacaggtgtgtgagtgtgtgtaaacagtcatcagtgtgtgttgtgtgatgaGTTGTGCGATGACAGGAAGGGTGTGTGTCGCTGAGGCCTTTTCATCCTCAACCTGAGGATTTATCAGGAGGAAACTGCAAACACTCATTTATACGTTTGATGTTTCTGAGGCTGAGCGGCAACATCACAGTGATCTGACCAATCAGTGAGCAGCGTTCTGTTACTGTCGTCACCGCTGTGACACACTGCTGCAGACAAATCCACACAAAACatcaaatctgtgtttttcactttgttgtCTGACCCATGATGCACCACTAAAGACCCAGGATGCAGCATGGTGgaggactctctctctctctctctctctctctctctctcattaccTGGCGTCCCATCACACACCTGGAAGGGCGGAGCCTCGGCAGGCAAGAGCAGGTAaatcctcagctcctcatctgAGCGTCAGTCGAGGAAACGCTGCAGCTGAAGGTGAGACACAAAGACTTTATATCATTTACACTGAGCTTCACTAATAATCACTTATTCAATAATCGTTCATTTGATAACATCTGTATATAGATAATAATCTAACATCTGTATTTGAAATGGctggtttatttatatttgatccAACAAACTCGAACATGTTTCATCCTGTTacactgtttattttctgttatttatatttgattgtGTTTATATTCATAATTTACTTTGactgatgtttctcattttaatttcacttaAAACACGTTAACGTTCTGTGAGActgaagaaacatttatttttttaaataacgtatttttagttttttattgtttgatgtTGAAAATTCTCATGTTTGCAGATGTTGTTGATATTTATACGATTATTAGAGGATCAAACCTGAACAACTAATCAGTGAATTACCAAGCGACGCCGCTCTACTGtgtcattttaatattgtttaacttcaccctttttttttttatcctgacGATCTCGTCCTTTCTCTGTCCCTAAAATGAATTCAGTAACACTACAGCTCCCATGAGCCTCGGctgctgttgctatggagaAGATGAGGCTGTAAATTGAGAAGACATTGTCATGGTTACTGAATGGACTGAAACATTAGTCTTTAAAAGCTTTAATAAGCTTCAGCTCATTGTTGATGTGaagctctgtgattggctgactgTTCATGAAATGCATCCTGGGAGTCGTATTTCTTCTGATCCAATGACACCtgaatatttacatgtttttacttttcaataaagttttatgtcGGGTTCATATTTGATACaaagatgaaacaaaaactacacaTGTACTTCCTGCACACAATCCCATGATGCACTCTGTTCTACCTGAAGAGTGCAGGTAATGATctgtcatcacttcctgttgcagcctgaacaggaaacaacaggtGAAACACTCGGGGGTCCCTCAGGAGgtttgtgtctcaggtgtgtctgtctctgtcctcaggtCTAATGACGTCCTGAAAAAACCTGATCAGATGTGAGTGCGTCCAGATCACATGATGAGCTCGTCATTCTCTCATCCAATcacagatcaacattcttctcACTTGAGCTTcagtctgtctccctctgctggacGCTGTGAGGACCGCGTCGTCTCTCAACCCTCGGATGCTCTGCCCTTCTTGGTCTACCCCTCCAGAATGGACGCCGCTGGCCTCGGACTCTACAAAGGCCCTCTGAGCGGCCCCGGGCTCCTGCCGTACCTGACCCCCTTCCACCACCATGGACACTTCAGCGTGTACGAGTGTCCCTTCGAGCCGGCATTCATCCAGAAACGAAACGAACGCGAGCGTCAGAGAGTAAAGTGCGTGAACCAGGGATACGCCAAACTGAGGGACCACCTGCCGGGTCAGAGCGCTGACAAACGCCTCAGCAAGGTGGAGACGCTGCGCGCCGCCATCAGGTACATCAAGTATCTGCAGGGACTGGTGGAGCTTGAAGATGGGGGCCACAACGGGGCCGGGTCCCCCAACACTTCAGCCCCTGGACCAGACTGAGGGGGTCACAGGTTACTGTCCACCACCGGGGGCGCTCATAGGTTTAAtacagctctgtccaacaaacATCATAGAAGCAGAACTCGGCCACAAGAACAAGAACAGAACCAGACCATGAAACAAGaaccagaacagaacagagccagaacctgaacctgaacagaGAACGAGACCAGAACCAGCATCTCAGAGGATGAATTAGATTCAGTTCCTGATCCAGGTCGAAACACTGCTGCAGTGACACTCACTGACTTGCAGGGGGCGCTGTATGATGCCAGGTCTGAGAGTAGAGCTCCCCCTGCTGGACAAACTAAGTAAAAtctcagagaagaaaaacattgtcATCATTAAAAACTGGTTTCACTTCATATTCTTTAAATCAGCTCCTGATCAACGAGCTCATGAAACTTTAGAcaaataaaagatttttttaccaaaataaaatccagttttcttttttctgatcTTCATTGATCAGCTGATTCAAACGTCACTTGTTTGTTCTGCAGGACGAAGGATCAGATCGTCATCATTGtcccacacactgaaacacagagccccctggtgtctggctgcagtataggtcataaacccctcctcctccacgttagctGATGGGACATAAACCAAACTaagtttgtcaaagatggtttatAGACAGCAGCAACAGATACTGAAGTATGAATTAAAGCTGCTATAAACAGCAACAGGTCAGCGCAGGTATTAGCAGAGTTAATTTACATCACCTGGGATTAGAACTCACAACCTTAGTCATGACCTCATGACCTCAATGAGACTGACCCACTCCCCCACTCTAACAGTGTCATGACAGTTTCTGACGTTTATTTTCATGAGTGAGAAACAGATGTTTGAAGATGATGTATTTCCACTGAGTGCAAAAGGTGAcatcataaaaatgtcaaaacagtTTCTAAATATCTGTTTGTTATAAAATTCTGAAACGACCAAGACATGAAAATATTGTCACTAACTTTTGTTGCTTATTTAGTGAAGATTTCCAGTAAAACATTTAGACGCACTGTGGATAAATCAAACATCTGGCAGGATGAAGCAGGTTTGGTGTCAGCTGATCAGAAACTGTGGGAGGAGACTGAATTAGTTTTAAcattaagaaaaacaagagggaCCAGCAGCCCGActattatgataataatattataataacaataatataagtATAATACtatgaattataataataattataataatataatatttattctaattattattaCAAGAATAATTATTATAgtgattaataaaataataacaatagtaaaataacattaatataatgataatcatTTAATAATAACATGTGGGGCCTCAGAGGGCCCCAGGTTGAGTGAGGACAGAGACGACGACTGAGgattctttactttttattccaCAGTGGTGAACATCACACCAATCAGGTGTATTGATTGATTATCAGTGATTAGTGAGTCTGATAAATCCTCAATGAAGTTCATGCAGATTAAACTTCCTGTCACATGACAACTCTTCATCTTTGGCTTCAGAgatgaaactaaaacaaactgaGCAGCAACGATTAAAAGACTCAGAGTCCAGCTGCAGTTTGACTCCTGAGTCAGAGACGTGGATTCTACCTGATCGATTCATCTCTAATCAATGACCGATTGAgaatctgctgcttttctccatctcttaAAAACTTGAAGtttttgtgttggacaaatCGAGACGTTTGAAGACGTCACGTTAAAAACACTGATCAGAAGTTAAATCCATCAATAAAGAGATCAATGATTCTGTGTCTCAGATTAATCCTGAATCTGTTTCTCAGTTTCTCTTCGTTCATgatgaaaacagcagaaatacTCACGTCTGAAACTAAACACTGATCAGGACACAGTCACAAACCTTCCAATTCACCAAATCCTCACCAATACCTCATCAATACCTCACAGGTTTATTGAATACGTTTGTCAGAAAGTTTCGCTGAATCTCAtgaagctgcagaaaaacagacGAGGACTCGAGTCAGTGAAGAGATCAACAGATCtgagtctgtttctgtgtctctctatgtttctgtgtctttgtctctcgtCAGTATGATGAcaacttgtttttaatcaacAAGTGCAGCTTTTCATTTAATCAGTTTGAGGTGTGTTTTCCTCCCGGACATGGAGGACAACGAGGCGGTGGTAAACCAGCCGGCGGTGTTGCGGCTGCAGGCAGTAGCTGATgctctgctccacctcctggCAGCGTCGCAGGAATCGGCAGCGGTCCCGAGCCAACTGCTCCCAGGGGCTCCGGCGGTCCTCACATCCGAGGAAGAACTCCTCCACATGGTCACAGAAACGaacctgagaggaagagagaagaaactTTCAGCCGATTGATGACTTTAACTTAACTTTATCatcacagagaataaaaacagaggcTGAGACATGAGACACGGACCTTTTTGGTTGAAGCAGCGCTctgagatgaggaggaggaggaagaggaggaggaagaggaggtggccGCGGGGGGGGCAGTCAGCTCAGAGAAGCCGCTGTCCAGACGCTCCTCGGCCTCGTCCTTCCTGTATTTAGGAGGAGAAGCTGTTTTTTGGTGGGGGGAGTGTGGGGGGGTCTGGGGGGCCCTCTTGGCCTTTGGAGACACCTTGTCGGACCCTTTTGTCCTGATTGGGGCCTGGAAGTTAAAGGGGCTGTAGGGGTCGGACGAGCAGCTGAACAAGCTCAACAGACGGATGCTCTCAACATCGTCAGCCTCGCTCGCCGAAGTCAAGTCGTCCCAGACGTCGAGGCTggacagaggggaggggaggggaggggaggcagTGGGGGCGGTGGAGGGTGGTGTGGCGGTCCTGGGCTGCTCGCTGTGTAGCTGGGCGCTGAAGCTTCGGGGGTTGTACGGGTCCAGACTTTGGCACAACGAGTTCCAGAGATGCTCGGACTCTGAGTCTACGCTGTCAGAGTCCGACAGATCAGATGACCCCTCACTGTCaaatccatcatcatcatcatcgtcatcgtcatcGTCACTGGACTCTGataggctgctgctgctgtcgtcaTCACTGCAGGGGCAGCCCATGATGAAGGCGATGGCTTTGTTCTGGCACAGGGGGGCGGAGAGCACCTTATTGTCCGCGGACTGACCCTCATCAGCTGAGTGCTGTTGGTCCTCGTCTGTGTTCTCTGATGCTCCCTCAGACAACTCGTCCTGCATCGTGGTCACACAGTTTTCCGTCGGTTGCGTCTCTTCACTCAAGGTCTTCACCAGGAAGTGTTCCTCCTCCAGACTGGAGTAACCATTGTCCTGATCAGGGGTCAGAAGTGGTGACTGGCTGAAGGCGCCGCCTCGTGGGCTGCTACTGATGCTGAGGTCTGGAGTGGACCCCTCTGTGTTCTGGACTGTGTGAAGACCTCCATTGTCAGCCAGCTCCTCTTTGTGCTCAGTAGCTCCAGTGTTTTCTCCCAGAGTCGGTTCCTCGCCACCGCTCTGAACAAACACATGGGTTGTTTCTGCAGGGGGGGGATTTGTCCCTGGCTGTTGTGGACAGAGTTGGTTTGTCTCCATCTGGTCCTCAGTCCAGGACAAAGCTCTCTGTGAACTGTCCTCACCCCCCCACAAACTGCCCCACCACGTCCCCCCGTGACTGCCCCTCCACCAGTCCGCCCCCCCCCTGGGTTGGACTTCCTGAGCTGGGTTCATCAGAACATGGTTCACAAAGGTtctgaaagaggacaaataTCCGACCCGGGTGTGCGGACACAggttcctctcctctgtgtctgtgatgcCCAAGTCCCGCAGGGACCCGGCGGTGAGCCACGGTGGAGCGGAGCCGTGTCCGGGCTCCAGCGGCCCCGCGGCCCCGTCCTGCTGACACCGCATGTCGGTCAGGTGTGCGGCCGCGTGCTGCGTTAACGGCATCACGTGCTCCAGCTGTTTCAAAAAGTCTCTTTCTTCGTCAGTGAAGCTTCTCTGTTCACCTGCTCCGCTCCACCGGGGGCCCCCGTCGGCCGTGGCCCGGCCCGGGGCCCGAACCGGGAGGTATTTCTGCACAAATGACAGCGCGGGCCTTGACACCAGGCCGATCCACGAGCTTTCCTGACTGACAAGGCCGGCAGACATGACACCGAGCCCGGCCGGAGAGGACGAGCTCTGCCCGCCGGATAAATGACCGTCATCCGTCATATTGTTGAACATGTCGCTGACGTTCAAAGTGTCAGATATAAAGCATGAAGGGACGGTCTGGAGCTGGTTCCGGTCCGGGGCTCAGCGGCAGCTTCACGGGGCTCTGGAACACTTTAAACTGGAACACTTTAAACTGGAACACATTAAACTGGAACACATTAAACTGGAACACTTTAAACTGGAACACTTTAAACTGGAACACATTAAAAGTCCTTCGTGGATCTTTACTCTTGATTCTTCACTGACTCTCACTCACACCGACTCCACGACCACCGAGAACCCAGGAAACATGAGCCGTCAGCCGGGCGGGCTCCGCGGTGTCGGCGCCTGTTGGCCCGCGGTGGTTGGACATCTTCCTCGTGGACAGTTTGGAACAGAAATTAAAGCTGAACACGGTCGAGTCCAGATCCGAGGACAGAACCAGGTCTGAGGACGGAACCGAATCCATCGAGTCTGATGCGGATCTCCGGGAGACGAGCCGGTGCAGTTAGCGGGTTAgcttagcagcagcagctagctGACGGTTAGTTCCGCACACAGCGACAGATCTCAGAGGTTGAACCCGGAGGACGTGACTCTGGATGAGGGTTAAAGTCTCCGTGGTCCCGGTTCGGATCCTCTTGACCGTCTTGTCTCGGTTCGGTTCTTCTTCGGATATTTCATCAGAAAGTTAAGGGACCGTCAACTCTAACACGTCTTTCCGGTGACGTAAGGTGGAGCTGCGCTAAGGGATCGTCGCAGTTTTACTGAAGCGGAGGGAGCGAACAAAGATCACGTGGCCTCGAGAAACGTACTTGACTTCCGGTCACCGGAAGCTTCagtctttatatatctatgatCAGTCTGGTCTgattatagatatataaagagggtctgatcctgtttaaaccatagatatataaagagggtctgatcctgtttaaaccatagactgtatataaagagggtctgatcctgtttaaaccatagactgtatataaagagggtctgatcctgtttaaatcatagatatataaagagggtctgatcctgtttaaaccatagactgtatataaagagggcctgatcctgtttaaaccatagatatataaagagggtctgatcctgtttaaaccatagatatataaagagggtctgatcctgtttaaaccatag includes:
- the aldh4a1 gene encoding delta-1-pyrroline-5-carboxylate dehydrogenase, mitochondrial, with protein sequence MLRVRAAVARSWRGLRTSACAGVQVKNEPILSFTEGSSERVELLKALDGLKGATEEIPCVVGDEHVWTSDVRYQLSPFNHSHKVAKFCYADKELINKAILASMAARREWDLKPVQDRAQVLFKAADVISGPRRAEILAKTMIGQGKTVIQAEIDAAAELIDFFRFNAKHAVELESQQPIDAEGSTNTMLYRGLEGFVAAVAPFNFTAIGGNLAGTPTLMGNVVLWKPSDAAISASYAVYRVLRECGLPPNIIQFLPADGPVFGDSVTSSEHLAGINFTGSVPTFKHLWRQVGQNLDRYRTFPRLAGECGGKNFHFVHSSADVQSVVTGTIRSAFEYGGQKCSACSRMYVAESVWPQIKQGLLDIHRDISVGDPVEDFSSFFSAVIDDKSFSRIKKWLDHAESSPSLKVIAGGKCDKRKGYFVEPTIIETTDPQDAIMNEEIFGPVLTVYVYPDDEYKEVLRLIDNTSPYALTGAVFAQDQSVIDEAAVALRNAAGNYYVNDKSTGSVVAQQPFGGARASGTNDKPGGSHYVLRWTSPQVVKQTNIPLRDWRYPYMG
- the LOC109645585 gene encoding protein phosphatase 1 regulatory subunit 15B-like; translation: MFNNMTDDGHLSGGQSSSSPAGLGVMSAGLVSQESSWIGLVSRPALSFVQKYLPVRAPGRATADGGPRWSGAGEQRSFTDEERDFLKQLEHVMPLTQHAAAHLTDMRCQQDGAAGPLEPGHGSAPPWLTAGSLRDLGITDTEERNLCPHTRVGYLSSFRTFVNHVLMNPAQEVQPRGGADWWRGSHGGTWWGSLWGGEDSSQRALSWTEDQMETNQLCPQQPGTNPPPAETTHVFVQSGGEEPTLGENTGATEHKEELADNGGLHTVQNTEGSTPDLSISSSPRGGAFSQSPLLTPDQDNGYSSLEEEHFLVKTLSEETQPTENCVTTMQDELSEGASENTDEDQQHSADEGQSADNKVLSAPLCQNKAIAFIMGCPCSDDDSSSSLSESSDDDDDDDDDDGFDSEGSSDLSDSDSVDSESEHLWNSLCQSLDPYNPRSFSAQLHSEQPRTATPPSTAPTASPPLPSPLSSLDVWDDLTSASEADDVESIRLLSLFSCSSDPYSPFNFQAPIRTKGSDKVSPKAKRAPQTPPHSPHQKTASPPKYRKDEAEERLDSGFSELTAPPAATSSSSSSSSSSSSQSAASTKKVRFCDHVEEFFLGCEDRRSPWEQLARDRCRFLRRCQEVEQSISYCLQPQHRRLVYHRLVVLHVREENTPQTD